The following are from one region of the Nymphaea colorata isolate Beijing-Zhang1983 chromosome 7, ASM883128v2, whole genome shotgun sequence genome:
- the LOC116257015 gene encoding pentatricopeptide repeat-containing protein At3g26782, mitochondrial-like encodes MRTSRIKPVLVVRNSVSSFSSSASSALVQTTISANLQEKKKKKKGTKKEGVWRWDAVVAELARYGDSADALRAYASMRRRDVGPGPSTIPCALKSCASLGSLASGKILHHQAIVSGLDSDVFVASALVDMYAKCGSPDEARKAFDEMPVRNVVSWTAMINGYVQNGLAGDAVSVFKAMRAEGAVDVDSVVMVSGICACARLAEMNLVTGLHGLVVQGGFESDVSVNNTLLDGYAKSSGISDARKLFDEMTERDVVSWNTMIAVYSQNGLAKEALDLFFSLIRDGTVGHNAVTLSAALLACAHSGALQTGKCIHNQAFKMELEDNVYVGTSLIDMYCKCGKVEMARKGFDRMQNKNIKSWTAMVSGYGMHGRGKEALQVFHKMQEAGVEPNYITFVSVLAACSHAGLVDDGWRCFKSMTNEYGISPGVEHYACMVDLLGRAGSLDDAYELIRGMSVKPDFIVWGALLGACRIHKHVKLGEIAARKLFQLDPRNAGYYVLLSNIYADAGRWDKVEKMRILMKKKGVVKPPGYSLVELHGKINVFLVGDLEHPQHKEIYTFLDGLSTRMQVAGYVPDIRSVLHDVDEEEKETNLRIHSEKLAAAFGILNSVPGSSIQIIKNLRMCGDCHAWMKLVSKIMNRQIVVRDANRFHHFENGNCSCGDYW; translated from the coding sequence ATGAGGACGAGCCGCATCAAACCGGTGCTGGTGGTGCGAAATTCCGTGTCTTCCTTCTCATCGTCTGCGTCGAGCGCCCTCGTCCAGACTACCATCTCGGCCAACCtacaggaaaagaagaagaagaagaagggtaCGAAGAAAGAGGGTGTTTGGAGGTGGGACGCGGTGGTGGCGGAGCTAGCGCGGTATGGAGACTCAGCGGATGCCCTCCGAGCCTACGCCTCGATGCGGAGGCGCGACGTCGGTCCCGGACCTTCCACGATCCCTTGCGCCCTCAAGTCCTGCGCATCACTTGGATCCCTGGCTTCCGGGAAGATTCTCCACCACCAAGCCATTGTCTCCGGCCTTGATTCCGACGTCTTCGTCGCATCCGCTCTTGTTGACATGTACGCGAAGTGCGGGAGCCCGGACGAGGCGCGGAAAGCGTTCGATGAAATGCCGGTGAGAAATGTCGTCTCCTGGACAGCCATGATCAATGGGTATGTCCAGAACGGGCTTGCGGGAGACGCAGTTTCGGTTTTTAAGGCGATGAGGGCTGAGGGTGCGGTCGATGTGGATTCTGTAGTTATGGTTAGCGGCATTTGTGCCTGCGCGCGACTGGCAGAGATGAATTTGGTGACGGGTCTTCATGGGCTCGTAGTTCAGGGAGGGTTCGAATCCGATGTTTCAGTGAACAATACGCTTTTGGATGGGTATGCGAAATCGTCGGGGATTTCAGACGCTCGCAAGTTGTTCGACGAAATGACTGAACGGGATGTTGTATCGTGGAACACCATGATTGCAGTTTATTCGCAGAATGGTCTTGCGAAAGAAGCTTTAGATCTCTTCTTCTCGCTCATCAGAGATGGTACGGTTGGTCATAATGCCGTAACTCTGTCGGCAGCATTGTTGGCTTGCGCACATTCAGGTGCACTGCAGACGGGAAAGTGTATACACAATCAAGCTTTTAAGATGGAATTGGAGGACAATGTCTACGTGGGCACATCCCTAATTGATATGTACTGCAAGTGCGGTAAAGTAGAGATGGCGAGGAAGGGATTTGACAGGATGCAGAATAAGAACATTAAGTCATGGACAGCAATGGTGTCAGGGTATGGGATGCACGGGCGTGGAAAGGAAGCTCTTCAGGTGTTTCATAAGATGCAGGAGGCAGGTGTTGAGCCAAATTATATAACATTTGTGTCAGTTCTTGCAGCTTGCAGCCACGCTGGGTTGGTCGACGACGGGTGGCGTTGTTTTAAGAGCATGACTAACGAGTATGGCATTTCTCCGGGGGTTGAGCATTACGCTTGCATGGTTGATCTGCTTGGTCGTGCTGGTTCTCTGGATGACGCTTATGAACTCATTCGGGGAATGTCAGTGAAGCCCGATTTCATTGTGTGGGGTGCGTTACTTGGTGCTTGTAGGATCCACAAGCATGTCAAGCTTGGAGAGATTGCAGCTCGGAAATTGTTTCAGCTTGATCCTAGAAATGCTGGTTATTATGTTCTCCTGTCTAATATCTATGCGGATGCAGGCAGATGGGATAAGGTGGAGAAGATGAGaattttgatgaagaagaagggagtTGTGAAACCACCAGGATACAGTTTGGTGGAGCTGCATGGTAAGATCAATGTATTTTTAGTTGGGGACTTGGAGCATCCACAACATAAAGAGATCTACACATTCTTGGATGGCTTGAGCACAAGAATGCAGGTAGCTGGTTATGTGCCTGATATTAGATCCGTGTTGCATGATGTagatgaagaggagaaagaaaccAATCTGCGGATTCACAGTGAAAAACTTGCTGCTGCCTTTGGAATCCTGAACTCTGTTCCAGGTTCATCTATCCAAATAATTAAGAACCTCAGAATGTGTGGAGACTGCCATGCTTGGATGAAGTTGGTCTCTAAGATCATGAACCGTCAGATTGTTGTCCGGGATGCAAACAGATTCCACCATTTCGAGAACGGCAACTGTTCCTGTGGGGATTACTGGTAG
- the LOC116257436 gene encoding RNA polymerase II C-terminal domain phosphatase-like 3 isoform X1 → MRSGGALCVLINPSAEEEAMARAELGGVDVEEGEISDDTVASEGKRLDRVRESRESGGSRVWGQGYGDGRWMSEFLKFPSTAPKYPPDLYNFAWAQAVQSKPAEGTGLKDIRSDYEKWVSTFVTGGKKEVEAEDVDKVDVEDGEKEGVGGGPGEISEDAEKEEGEIEEGEIEIGDAPEDGTAVLTTEESPVEEVLQEDGSDAELEMLMAMQNSLTEFSVKDSTKSVSEWCFALKDSLEKLRSVKSESCGGKKLNSIRDSIIRQIYDRVHSVYSIYHSSNTKLGEHDKETMLSLLASLSSSSVDLFSRKQIKEFEAMVSYIERDKPVQGMDLRIDLSLPNFDAKGKNDAPAKNVPAPILVNSIERVGGRPEDRFSWGQYETELPSPTPPSRNDKPSADQSENNNQEVPPQVAKNIRVGNDNEDNCVYPCETDVVKAVSSYQQKFLRTSFWSGDRLPSPTPSAEFEVEDGDSNEEVSSSVQNKAVGSLNIPPTIQPLDTAGQKEQLTERILQPIPVTNLYTRAQPKARDPRLRYAESDVGAIDLNSFPVSTDLGSNRNVVHGNNNDSRKQKVIDEAVVDGHLAKRQRNGQADDAFSVAVQEVPGKGGWLEESSIAAVSGDSNKNIRAMDIDVSLASTDRMAKKENREVVGSLPSVSESNTMHNKLPASSLNTILPSMALANAVPGLAGRLPAGNVASAAPSASLPALLKGINPAILMQLIKNEQERLAAQTVQNSAIQAQPTSCPPTPVVPSTALPAGNGAPLKASEVDQKPGVAKISTQTVSVGPPMEDSVKVRMKPRDPRRRFLQENVLQKTESLEPKHPEVNSVAMQNLQGRKDLPAEGDQNEQAKRAASLLSSGPLPDISQKLTHTLKSVADILAGSQLTNVTPGIIPGKPSGLVGSGVRDQGNNGIANKGPADDEQGQDLWGDVDHLLEGLDEQQKVAIQKERARRIEEQNKMFAARKLCLVLDLDHTLLNSAKFVEVDPVHDEILRKKEDLDRDKSQRHLFRFAHMGMWTKLRPGIWNFLERASKLYELHLYTMGNKVYATEMAKVLDPTGALFSGRVISKGDDGDPFDGDERIPKSKDLDGVLGMESAVLIIDDSVKVWPHHRHNLILVERYTFFPCSRRQFGLFGPSLLEIDHDERPEDGTLASALAVIERIHHSFFSNQALNSVDVRDILVSEQRRILQGCKIIFSRVFPVGEANPHLHPLWKLAEQFGAVCTNQLDEQVTHVVANSLGTDKVNWAISTGRFVVNPGWLEASALLYRRANEADFAIKP, encoded by the exons ATGCGCAGCGGCGGAGCTCTCTGTGTCTTAATAAACCCTAGCGCGGAGGAGGAGGCGATGGCACGGGCTGAGTTGGGCGGCGTGGACGTGGAGGAGGGGGAGATCTCGGACGATACGGTGGCGTCTGAGGGGAAGAGGCTTGATCGGGTGCGGGAGTCAAGGGAAAGTGGTGGTTCTAGGGTTTGGGGCCAGGGTTACGGCGATGGCCGCTGGATGTCGGAGTTCTTGAAGTTTCCGTCGACGGCACCGAAGTACCCGCCAGATCTGTATAACTTCGCCTGGGCGCAGGCCGTGCAGTCGAAGCCGGCAGAAGGGACCGGGTTGAAGGATATTAGGTCAGATTATGAGAAGTGGGTCTCGACGTTTGTAACCGGTGGCAAGAAGGAGGTAGAGGCAGAAGATGTCGACAAAGTTGATGTGGAAGATGGGGAAAAAGAAGGAGTTGGAGGAGGGCCTGGTGAGATCTCAGAAGACGCGGAGAAGGAGGAGGGTGAGATAGAAGAAGGGGAGATTGAAATTGGAGATGCTCCTGAAGATGGAACCGCGGTTTTGACGACGGAAGAGAGTCCTGTGGAGGAGGTTTTGCAGGAGGATGGGAGTGATGCGGAGTTGGAGATGCTTATGGCAATGCAGAACTCCCTAACGGAGTTCTCAGTGAAAGATTCAACAAA GTCCGTCTCAGAGTGGTGCTTCGCTTTGAAGGATTCCCTAGAGAAGCTGAGATCGGTGAAATCTGAAAGTTGTGGTGGTAAAAAACTTAATTCTATTAGGGACTCAATTATTCGGCAGATATACGACCGGGTCCATTCTGTTTATTCT ATTTACCATAGTTCGAATACGAAGCTCGGAGAACACGATAAGGAGACAATGTTGAG TTTGCTTGCGTCTTTATCGAGTTCTTCAGTCGATCTGTTTTCCCGTAAGCAAATTAAAGAG TTCGAAGCGATGGTTTCATATATTGAGAGAGATAAACCAGTTCAAGGGATGGACCTGCGTATTGACTTATCGTTGCCCAATTTTGATGCCAAGGGGAAAAACGATGCTCCTGCCAAGAATGTTCCGGCACCTATCCTTGTCAATTCTATTGAGCGGGTTGGTGGTAGACCAGAGGACCGTTTTTCTTGGGGTCAATATGAAACAGAGCTTCCTTCGCCCACCCCGCCTTCCCGAAATGACAAGCCATCAGCTGATCAAAGTGAAAACAACAATCAGGAAGTGCCTCCTCAGGTTGCAAAAAATATCAGGGTGGGAAACGATAATGAGGATAATTGTGTGTATCCCTGTGAGACTGATGTTGTGAAGGCTGTCTCCAGCTATCAGCAAAAGTTTCTGCGTACATCCTTTTGGTCTGGTGATCGGCTGCCTAGCCCGACTCCATCTGCAGAATTCGAGGTGGAAGATGGGGATTCTAATGAAGAGGTGTCTAGCTCTGTGCAAAACAAAGCGGTGGGATCCCTGAACATTCCGCCTACCATTCAACCTCTTGACACTGCAGGACAAAAGGAACAACTGACAGAGAGAATATTGCAGCCTATTCCAGTTACCAATCTCTATACAAGAGCCCAACCAAAGGCGAGGGATCCAAGACTCAGGTATGCAGAGTCGGATGTTGGTGCAATTGATCTTAACAGCTTCCCAGTTTCCACAGATCTTGGATCTAACAGAAATGTCGTTCATGGAAACAACAACGATTCTAGGAAGCAGAAGGTTATCGATGAGGCAGTCGTTGATGGGCATCTTGCTAAAAGGCAACGAAATGGTCAAGCAGACGATGCTTTTTCCGTTGCAGTCCAAGAAGTGCCTGGAAAAGGTGGGTGGTTAGAAGAAAGCTCAATTGCTGCTGTATCTGGGGATAGTAATAAAAACATCAGAGCAATGGACATAGACGTCAGTTTAGCGTCCACTGACAGAAtggcaaaaaaggaaaatagggAAGTTGTCGGATCCTTGCCTTCTGTGTCGGAATCTAATACCATGCACAATAAACTTCCGGCTAGCAGTTTGAACACTATTTTGCCCTCCATGGCCCTTGCGAATGCTGTGCCAGGTCTTGCTGGTCGTTTACCGGCAGGTAATGTTGCTTCTGCTGCACCATCCGCATCTTTGCCTGCGTTGTTGAAAGGCATCAACCCAGCAATCCTGATGCAACTTATTAAGAATGAACAAGAGAGACTGGCAGCACAGACTGTGCAAAACTCTGCAATTCAGGCCCAGCCGACTTCTTGCCCACCTACACCGGTTGTACCGTCTACAGCACTGCCGGCTGGAAATGGTGCTCCTCTGAAGGCCTCTGAAGTAGACCAAAAACCAGGAGTCGCGAAGATTTCTACCCAAACGGTGTCAGTG GGCCCTCCAATGGAAGATTCAGTGAAAGTTCGTATGAAGCCACGTGATCCTCGTCGCAGATTCTTACAGGAAAATGTGTTACAAAAAACTGAAAGTTTGGAACCTAAGCATCCTGAAGTGAATTCAGTTGCTATGCAGAACCTACAGGGCAGGAAGGACCTTCCTGCGGAGGGAGATCAGAATGAACAGGCCAAAAGGGCTGCCTCCTTGCTCTCATCGGGGCCTTTGCCTGATATTTCTCAGAAGTTAACTCACACACTCAAGAGTGTGGCTGACATTTTGGCTGGATCACAACTTACCAACGTGACCCCTGGGATCATACCTGGAAAGCCGAGTGGTTTAGTTGGTTCTGGAGTAAGGGACCAGGGAAATAATGGAATTGCCAACAAAGGCCCTGCGGACGATGAACAAGGCCAAGATCTATGGGGAGACGTAGACCATCTTTTAGAAGGTCTTGATGAGCAGCAAAAGGTTGCCATCCAGAAGGAGCGGGCAAGAAGGATAGAAGAGCAGAATAAAATGTTTGCTGCCCGAAAGCTGTGCCTTGTCCTAGATCTCGATCATACCCTTCTCAATTCTGCGAAG TTTGTAGAAGTTGACCCTGTTCATGATGAGATATTAAGGAAGAAGGAAGATCTGGACAGAGATAAGTCACAGCGGCATCTTTTCAGGTTTGCTCATATGGGAATGTGGACCAAATTGCGGCCGGGCATTTGGAATTTCCTTGAAAGG GCAAGTAAACTATATGAGCTGCATCTCTATACCATGGGGAATAAGGTATATGCTACTGAAATGGCGAAAGTTCTAGACCCAACAGGGGCATTATTTTCTGGTCGTGTTATTTCAAAGGGTGATGATGGTGACCCTTTTGATGGTGATGAGAGAATCCCCAAAAGCAAGGATTTAGATGGAGTCTTGGGTATGGAATCTGCTGTATTGATCATTGATGATTCCGTGAAAGTCTGGCCTCATCACAGACATAATCTGATCCTCGTTGAAAG GTATACATTCTTCCCTTGTAGCAGGCGACAGTTTGGACTTTTCGGTCCATCGCTTCTTGAGATAGATCATGACGAACGGCCGGAGGATGGGACTCTTGCTTCTGCTTTGGCT GTCATTGAGAGGATCCACCATAGCTTTTTCTCTAATCAGGCATTAAACAGTGTGGATGTCCGAGACATCCTCGTCTCAGAGCAACGCCGGATTCTGCAAGGTTGTAAGATAATCTTCAGCAGGGTGTTCCCTGTTGGCGAGGCCAATCCACATCTGCACCCTCTTTGGAAGCTTGCCGAGCAATTCGGTGCTGTTTGTACAAACCAGCTCGACGAGCAGGTCACTCATGTTGTTGCCAATTCTCTTGGAACAGATAAG GTTAACTGGGCTATCTCGACGGGGAGATTCGTAGTTAATCCTGGATG GTTGGAGGCGTCGGCGTTATTATATCGGAGAGCGAACGAGGCTGATTTTGCTATAAAACCTTAA
- the LOC116257436 gene encoding RNA polymerase II C-terminal domain phosphatase-like 3 isoform X2, with translation MRSGGALCVLINPSAEEEAMARAELGGVDVEEGEISDDTVASEGKRLDRVRESRESGGSRVWGQGYGDGRWMSEFLKFPSTAPKYPPDLYNFAWAQAVQSKPAEGTGLKDIRSDYEKWVSTFVTGGKKEVEAEDVDKVDVEDGEKEGVGGGPGEISEDAEKEEGEIEEGEIEIGDAPEDGTAVLTTEESPVEEVLQEDGSDAELEMLMAMQNSLTEFSVKDSTKSVSEWCFALKDSLEKLRSVKSESCGGKKLNSIRDSIIRQIYDRVHSVYSIYHSSNTKLGEHDKETMLSLLASLSSSSVDLFSRKQIKEFEAMVSYIERDKPVQGMDLRIDLSLPNFDAKGKNDAPAKNVPAPILVNSIERVGGRPEDRFSWGQYETELPSPTPPSRNDKPSADQSENNNQEVPPQVAKNIRVGNDNEDNCVYPCETDVVKAVSSYQQKFLRTSFWSGDRLPSPTPSAEFEVEDGDSNEEVSSSVQNKAVGSLNIPPTIQPLDTAGQKEQLTERILQPIPVTNLYTRAQPKARDPRLRKQKVIDEAVVDGHLAKRQRNGQADDAFSVAVQEVPGKGGWLEESSIAAVSGDSNKNIRAMDIDVSLASTDRMAKKENREVVGSLPSVSESNTMHNKLPASSLNTILPSMALANAVPGLAGRLPAGNVASAAPSASLPALLKGINPAILMQLIKNEQERLAAQTVQNSAIQAQPTSCPPTPVVPSTALPAGNGAPLKASEVDQKPGVAKISTQTVSVGPPMEDSVKVRMKPRDPRRRFLQENVLQKTESLEPKHPEVNSVAMQNLQGRKDLPAEGDQNEQAKRAASLLSSGPLPDISQKLTHTLKSVADILAGSQLTNVTPGIIPGKPSGLVGSGVRDQGNNGIANKGPADDEQGQDLWGDVDHLLEGLDEQQKVAIQKERARRIEEQNKMFAARKLCLVLDLDHTLLNSAKFVEVDPVHDEILRKKEDLDRDKSQRHLFRFAHMGMWTKLRPGIWNFLERASKLYELHLYTMGNKVYATEMAKVLDPTGALFSGRVISKGDDGDPFDGDERIPKSKDLDGVLGMESAVLIIDDSVKVWPHHRHNLILVERYTFFPCSRRQFGLFGPSLLEIDHDERPEDGTLASALAVIERIHHSFFSNQALNSVDVRDILVSEQRRILQGCKIIFSRVFPVGEANPHLHPLWKLAEQFGAVCTNQLDEQVTHVVANSLGTDKVNWAISTGRFVVNPGWLEASALLYRRANEADFAIKP, from the exons ATGCGCAGCGGCGGAGCTCTCTGTGTCTTAATAAACCCTAGCGCGGAGGAGGAGGCGATGGCACGGGCTGAGTTGGGCGGCGTGGACGTGGAGGAGGGGGAGATCTCGGACGATACGGTGGCGTCTGAGGGGAAGAGGCTTGATCGGGTGCGGGAGTCAAGGGAAAGTGGTGGTTCTAGGGTTTGGGGCCAGGGTTACGGCGATGGCCGCTGGATGTCGGAGTTCTTGAAGTTTCCGTCGACGGCACCGAAGTACCCGCCAGATCTGTATAACTTCGCCTGGGCGCAGGCCGTGCAGTCGAAGCCGGCAGAAGGGACCGGGTTGAAGGATATTAGGTCAGATTATGAGAAGTGGGTCTCGACGTTTGTAACCGGTGGCAAGAAGGAGGTAGAGGCAGAAGATGTCGACAAAGTTGATGTGGAAGATGGGGAAAAAGAAGGAGTTGGAGGAGGGCCTGGTGAGATCTCAGAAGACGCGGAGAAGGAGGAGGGTGAGATAGAAGAAGGGGAGATTGAAATTGGAGATGCTCCTGAAGATGGAACCGCGGTTTTGACGACGGAAGAGAGTCCTGTGGAGGAGGTTTTGCAGGAGGATGGGAGTGATGCGGAGTTGGAGATGCTTATGGCAATGCAGAACTCCCTAACGGAGTTCTCAGTGAAAGATTCAACAAA GTCCGTCTCAGAGTGGTGCTTCGCTTTGAAGGATTCCCTAGAGAAGCTGAGATCGGTGAAATCTGAAAGTTGTGGTGGTAAAAAACTTAATTCTATTAGGGACTCAATTATTCGGCAGATATACGACCGGGTCCATTCTGTTTATTCT ATTTACCATAGTTCGAATACGAAGCTCGGAGAACACGATAAGGAGACAATGTTGAG TTTGCTTGCGTCTTTATCGAGTTCTTCAGTCGATCTGTTTTCCCGTAAGCAAATTAAAGAG TTCGAAGCGATGGTTTCATATATTGAGAGAGATAAACCAGTTCAAGGGATGGACCTGCGTATTGACTTATCGTTGCCCAATTTTGATGCCAAGGGGAAAAACGATGCTCCTGCCAAGAATGTTCCGGCACCTATCCTTGTCAATTCTATTGAGCGGGTTGGTGGTAGACCAGAGGACCGTTTTTCTTGGGGTCAATATGAAACAGAGCTTCCTTCGCCCACCCCGCCTTCCCGAAATGACAAGCCATCAGCTGATCAAAGTGAAAACAACAATCAGGAAGTGCCTCCTCAGGTTGCAAAAAATATCAGGGTGGGAAACGATAATGAGGATAATTGTGTGTATCCCTGTGAGACTGATGTTGTGAAGGCTGTCTCCAGCTATCAGCAAAAGTTTCTGCGTACATCCTTTTGGTCTGGTGATCGGCTGCCTAGCCCGACTCCATCTGCAGAATTCGAGGTGGAAGATGGGGATTCTAATGAAGAGGTGTCTAGCTCTGTGCAAAACAAAGCGGTGGGATCCCTGAACATTCCGCCTACCATTCAACCTCTTGACACTGCAGGACAAAAGGAACAACTGACAGAGAGAATATTGCAGCCTATTCCAGTTACCAATCTCTATACAAGAGCCCAACCAAAGGCGAGGGATCCAAGACTCAG GAAGCAGAAGGTTATCGATGAGGCAGTCGTTGATGGGCATCTTGCTAAAAGGCAACGAAATGGTCAAGCAGACGATGCTTTTTCCGTTGCAGTCCAAGAAGTGCCTGGAAAAGGTGGGTGGTTAGAAGAAAGCTCAATTGCTGCTGTATCTGGGGATAGTAATAAAAACATCAGAGCAATGGACATAGACGTCAGTTTAGCGTCCACTGACAGAAtggcaaaaaaggaaaatagggAAGTTGTCGGATCCTTGCCTTCTGTGTCGGAATCTAATACCATGCACAATAAACTTCCGGCTAGCAGTTTGAACACTATTTTGCCCTCCATGGCCCTTGCGAATGCTGTGCCAGGTCTTGCTGGTCGTTTACCGGCAGGTAATGTTGCTTCTGCTGCACCATCCGCATCTTTGCCTGCGTTGTTGAAAGGCATCAACCCAGCAATCCTGATGCAACTTATTAAGAATGAACAAGAGAGACTGGCAGCACAGACTGTGCAAAACTCTGCAATTCAGGCCCAGCCGACTTCTTGCCCACCTACACCGGTTGTACCGTCTACAGCACTGCCGGCTGGAAATGGTGCTCCTCTGAAGGCCTCTGAAGTAGACCAAAAACCAGGAGTCGCGAAGATTTCTACCCAAACGGTGTCAGTG GGCCCTCCAATGGAAGATTCAGTGAAAGTTCGTATGAAGCCACGTGATCCTCGTCGCAGATTCTTACAGGAAAATGTGTTACAAAAAACTGAAAGTTTGGAACCTAAGCATCCTGAAGTGAATTCAGTTGCTATGCAGAACCTACAGGGCAGGAAGGACCTTCCTGCGGAGGGAGATCAGAATGAACAGGCCAAAAGGGCTGCCTCCTTGCTCTCATCGGGGCCTTTGCCTGATATTTCTCAGAAGTTAACTCACACACTCAAGAGTGTGGCTGACATTTTGGCTGGATCACAACTTACCAACGTGACCCCTGGGATCATACCTGGAAAGCCGAGTGGTTTAGTTGGTTCTGGAGTAAGGGACCAGGGAAATAATGGAATTGCCAACAAAGGCCCTGCGGACGATGAACAAGGCCAAGATCTATGGGGAGACGTAGACCATCTTTTAGAAGGTCTTGATGAGCAGCAAAAGGTTGCCATCCAGAAGGAGCGGGCAAGAAGGATAGAAGAGCAGAATAAAATGTTTGCTGCCCGAAAGCTGTGCCTTGTCCTAGATCTCGATCATACCCTTCTCAATTCTGCGAAG TTTGTAGAAGTTGACCCTGTTCATGATGAGATATTAAGGAAGAAGGAAGATCTGGACAGAGATAAGTCACAGCGGCATCTTTTCAGGTTTGCTCATATGGGAATGTGGACCAAATTGCGGCCGGGCATTTGGAATTTCCTTGAAAGG GCAAGTAAACTATATGAGCTGCATCTCTATACCATGGGGAATAAGGTATATGCTACTGAAATGGCGAAAGTTCTAGACCCAACAGGGGCATTATTTTCTGGTCGTGTTATTTCAAAGGGTGATGATGGTGACCCTTTTGATGGTGATGAGAGAATCCCCAAAAGCAAGGATTTAGATGGAGTCTTGGGTATGGAATCTGCTGTATTGATCATTGATGATTCCGTGAAAGTCTGGCCTCATCACAGACATAATCTGATCCTCGTTGAAAG GTATACATTCTTCCCTTGTAGCAGGCGACAGTTTGGACTTTTCGGTCCATCGCTTCTTGAGATAGATCATGACGAACGGCCGGAGGATGGGACTCTTGCTTCTGCTTTGGCT GTCATTGAGAGGATCCACCATAGCTTTTTCTCTAATCAGGCATTAAACAGTGTGGATGTCCGAGACATCCTCGTCTCAGAGCAACGCCGGATTCTGCAAGGTTGTAAGATAATCTTCAGCAGGGTGTTCCCTGTTGGCGAGGCCAATCCACATCTGCACCCTCTTTGGAAGCTTGCCGAGCAATTCGGTGCTGTTTGTACAAACCAGCTCGACGAGCAGGTCACTCATGTTGTTGCCAATTCTCTTGGAACAGATAAG GTTAACTGGGCTATCTCGACGGGGAGATTCGTAGTTAATCCTGGATG GTTGGAGGCGTCGGCGTTATTATATCGGAGAGCGAACGAGGCTGATTTTGCTATAAAACCTTAA